In the genome of Fusarium poae strain DAOMC 252244 chromosome 1, whole genome shotgun sequence, the window TATCTAATCCCAATCGACATGTTACACGTATTCTCTGGAAGCATTCGCATCTCAAGTGTACTACTAGACTCTTCAGCAGTGATTACCCAATGGTTGAAAGTCTTCAACATCGCTTCGCTACTCATCTAGGCCTGTCCATGACTGTATCTCTTCCTGTCGTTCCTCGCTCCGCCAATAAGTATCATGAACCCAGCCAGTTCATGCATCAGATACAACAGTACTTCGCTTCAACCCTGGCTGTATCCATCACTTGCGCACGGTCAATTTAGCATCTCGTCACTACGTAGTAATCTCCGTGCTCACATTTTCTGACAGGCACAAAGCCAGTAAAGATCGACTTCAAGGGACCACCATTTCCGGTATTAACAAAAAAGAATTGTTCTAGACAAGCTTATGAGCACTTCCCCATCCTTATGATTCCGATTTTGCAGATCTCAATCAATGTTTCCTTGTCAAACCGTTGGAAACTCGTAAGCCATGTGCTATAAACAGACTAGTGAGGTCTTTTTTTATGTAGGTATCCTCTCATGAGACACCCAGTCCTATGTCAAACATGCTTCATATCAACTTCAATTGAGTTTTTCCCTATGCTACAACTTATATGCCTATGCAAAAACGCAGTTTCTTATCATTTGCAATGCTGCTCAAAATCACAACTAACCCAGAACGCCTACCCTGCCAGCGCATATAGCAGTGGACTTTTGGAATGTCTGCACAGTAAGTAGGTAGGCATACTGGCCTCTACTAATGACATCTTGGCCAAAACCAATCTGCCGAGCCAgtctctctcctctctaTCCCAAGATATACCCCAGCACTATTTACATATCCTTGGATCGCATCTTCTTGAGACGTGCCGCACCTTCAAACAAGCCTCggtcaacagcagcagcaacagtcAGAGTTCCACCGACAATGGCGCAAAGACCAGCAAGGAAACCACTGAAAGTCTTGGCCTTCTCCTCACGGTTGACGACCTTCATGGGCGAAATATCCTAGACGAGTGTTAGCTTTCTAGATCATGCCAGCGGCAATGCAATCATGTACTTACGTAGGAGAAGAAGACACCTGGAATACCGCCGCTGGTGTGCTGGCGCTCTGCATGGCCCTCAGCAGCATCGTTGCCACCTGCCAGACTTCGTCTGTGGCTTGTCACGGAGTACTGGTGAGTCTCGACACTGCCATCGTCAGAATAACCGTAAGCTCCGAGACCAGCGTTGTCTTCCTGCAGGAGACCGGCGATCTTGATGCCCTTGTTATCCCAGCCAAGAGGGAGATACGAAGTCGGCACAATCTTGACAAAGTACATGAAGTTGTAGTTAGGGTCGTGGGTCTCCTGCTTAGTGTCGTCGAGAGGGTTCTGGTGGTGGTTGGTCCAGAGCGTGTTCTTGTGGCCGACCTTGCGAGCGATGTGGTCGGGGAGTTGAGGGCCAAAACGGAGGGAGTGGACGTGGTGGGTAAAGTCGTGCGAGAAACCCTTGGGCACATCCCAGTAGTTCTTAAGATCGTGAACGTGCATGTTGCCGCTGCTGAAACTTCGTCCGGGAGCGAAATGAAAGTTACCAATGACCTTGTTCACACGTAGACCTCCCTCAATGCGGCAGCCCTCCTCACGTTGCGCATCCAACTTCTCGCCATAGTGCTCACGCTCACACTGCTCAACGCCTTCGCCGCGACCAAAGGCCCACGAAGCCTGGGCATAGGCTTCACGGACTTCGTCACAAGTCTGACAACAGCCTGCCTTTTGAGCGTTGGCAGGGGGTTGAGCACCGTAGCAGCCACCACAGTATGAGGGGTCGAGGTGATGGGCGGCATCATCGTGAAGTGAGAGAGACTTGGTATCGATAACGGCGCCACCCTTGCTCTGGGGCTGGAGACGAACTTTGTTGACACCATGCATAACACCGTGCTGTTGCTCGCCAGATACATCCATGACATCAAGCGTCAATAGTTCGCAGGGCATCTTGGGAAAGGTGATGTTGAGGTGAATCTCCATGCGCTCGCCTGTAAGACAGGATGTGTTAGTATTCGTTTACAAGTGGCGCATTTGTTCCAATGGCAACGAATGTTTCTCTCGTACCTCTTCCCTTGTCCACAATCAACTCGGGATGTATATCGATTCGACGGTACTCTGCCCATTCACCCCAAGACAGGAAGAGGACGACCAGCAGCGACACAATCGTGACGATACCACCACTGGTCGTTCGAATTCGCGCTTCATCGACTGTCTTGGTAAAGGCATCAAGCCTTGTAAATCTCGATTTCGGAGGCATGTCGATTTATCTGCGACAGCAAAAAGCCGAGGCGATTGTTGTGTTGAGTTAAGAGAGCGTGTCTTGTAGTAGTCGCGGCACCAATCAAAAAGGAGAGGTTATAGTCGCGAAGGGAGTGGAAACGGATATACAGATAGGTAATTATCAACTGTGAGAAATGAGAGACAGCATTTGTCTAGGTTTCCTTGTCTGGTTTCGGATCTGCACCTGGCACTCGAGAAATCCGATcaagcaaaagaaaaaaaaagagaaaacacAAGCAAATGCGAGAATATAATTACAACTTGTCGTTTTCTCAAAATGTAAAGGCCACCTTTTTCCAACTGCGGCTGACGTCCTGTTCTAAAACGTAGCTCCGGGGGCGTTTTACAAGGGTCTAGTCCCCTCGGAATCTATAGGCTAATCCAGGTCAGGTTTGGCGCCTGAGCTTCTGCATCCACTTTCCTACATGAGACATTCTACCAATGGATCGACTTGGTTCATGAGCATGAGCTGCTGCAAGAACACTTTAAACTTGCAAGTCACTTGTCTGGTAGTGTTAAAAAAagattagatttatatttttGTCAAAATAGTATAATCCAAATAAAGAATGCATATGACTTATATAATGACTTCCAATTGCACACTTTAGTATGCTAGGAGGTAGTTGTGTTCAGGCATCGTGAAAGTATCAAAAGGATACTTCTGCTATGCCTggatgagaaagaaaaagccgTATGAAACTAAAAGCATAAGGGGAAATACTGTAGGCAGCTGCTTTGCACTCTATGATATAGGTGAATCATAGGTACCCAGGTAGGTAAAAACTTGAAGGACATTTGAGTTGGAACACGCAGATTATAAAGCACAAGCACTTGCTTCCCTGTTTGCACAGCAGTTCTCCTTTCCTCTTCCAACCTTCCTTCAACCCAAGTAGGATAATAAAAAGTGCCTTTTGTCTTCTACTCTCTCAGAACAAAGGCCCCAGTCATTCTTACTTGTGATTGGCTGCGCAAATACCAAGTCTCCACCAAAGCTCTCTGCGCGCATCAGCCTAACGTCGATTTATTGACAAGGCTGAGAAATTCCAGCTTTCCTCCAACTCCAGACAAACTATTGCGACTTGTGATACCTTTCGTCTTCCTTCGAGTCTTGCCCCCGATCATCTGCGCCTATTCACATCATGTCTACAAGACCACCCTCCCGCGTTGTCTTTGTTGGCAACATTCCCTACGGTCTTACCGAGGAACAGATTACCGACATCTTCAGCAGCGCTGGCAAAGTCGAGCGTTTCCGCCTCGTCTATGATTCTGAGACTGGCCGTCCCAAGGGTTTTGGCTTTGCAGACTACCCCGATACAGGTACGAAACCCAGGACCAACTAATCTCATTAATTGCTAACCAAGTCGCACAGATTCTGCCTCTTCCGCCGTGCGCAACCTGAACGACTACGAGATCATGGGTCGGAAGCTTCGCGTCGATTTCAGCAATGAGCAAAAGAGCAGTGACGACGACAAGGACCCCAATACATCCGGATACAACATGCACGCCTCGAACGGTGCCGCTCCCAGCTACAACGCTCAGCCTAGCACGCTTCCTCCTCTGCCCTCTGGCAAAGAACTCCCGCCTGGCGTCACCTGCACCGATGCTGTTTCACGAACACTCCAAACCCTACCTCCCGCCCAGCTTCTAGATATCCTTTCGCAGCTTAAAATTCTTGCGGTCAACGATCCGCAGCGAGCTAACGAACTTCTTCAACAATCACCACAACTGGCATACTCTGTATTCCAGGCTCAGCTCCTCATGGGTCTCGTGTCGCCTGAGGCGATCCAGTCCGTGGTTGAGCCAGGAGCGCCGCCTCCTGCTTCTTTCCCTCCTGCCCCTATGCCTGGCTTCCCTGGTGTGAGTAACACTCCACCAGTGGCTGCCATGCCATACCAAGCACCCCCTCAACAATAcgctgctcctgctcctgctgcGGCTGCTAATGCCCCCCCAGATCAGGAAGCTTTGATGCGCGCTGTGATGGAGCTTCCTCAGGCTCAGATTGATTTGCTTCCCGAGGCAGAGAGGCAGCAGATCCTAGCTCTACGAGCTACTTTTGGTGGACAGAGGAGGTAAAATTAAGCTTAGGTCGGCATTTGGGTGGCGTTACGGCGTATgatattatagtaatttaaaacATCAACATTTCAATTATGCTGGTCTCACTATGAACCCTCTTTGTGATAATAAAGTCGTTGTACGGATGATTTGTGAACTTTGATCATGAAGTATAGGGTGGCCAAATTAGTAGTTAATGATTTGTATTTGCGTTTCGTTGTATTTTAACAAATAGGTACTTGGTTATcgctattataaaagcttaattaaaactatacAAAACAATCACGTAGAGAAAATGATTAAAATTATGAAACTGACCTTACATTCTTAGCTCAAGGCAATTTTGTATCTGACTATACCACCACAACAAAAACTCCCAACCAGACTGAGCCCGTCTACCAGCGCAAGAAACCGTGTTGCTTAGATGAAATGAAAACTCCAGAACCAATACCCGCTTCCTACTATAAACCCCCCGATGCTAGcaataaaaaggaaatgaAACGGAGCTGCAAGTTCGCTGTGTGCCTTGACGCTGTTCCTAAACATAGAATGTAATGATGTATGTACCCAGCTTTGCCCTTGTTCTCATACCTTGACCGCCTCAGAAAAGTATTTCGGATTAAACAATGTTGTATACCCTTTTGGCGATCATGAAACATGCAAAACCAAAGAACAGTAGGCCGGCAGTGATCCAGAAGAACCATTGAAGGTCTCCTTCATACTCTTGGCCCGGTACCCACACGTTCATACCCCACAAACCAGTGATGATGTTCATGGGCAATACGATTGTTCCAAGAACAGTGAGTTTGCCGAGAACGTCGGCTGTCTGTTCTTGACGCTCGTTCATGCGTATGTTGATTTGGGCGAGGTAGTTACCGTGAGAACGGGCAAGTATTCTGTGAACGTTAGTGGAAGTCTTATATAAGCGAGGGACAACTTACTTCTCGTAGTGGCCAAGATTAGCAGTCATGGTCACAATATGATCCTGGATATCACCCAGATATAGACCAATCTCAGACCGTGGTGCAACATCCCATCGCTCGTTACAGCGCTTGGCGAATCCCTTGATAACATCTGCCTTGTTGCCCAACAATCTGTATAGCTTCATCACCTTCTTTCTGCACTCTCCTACCTGTTGAAGCATATCTATATTTGAGTCCGAAGCTGCCATAGCATCATCATTCTTGGAGGAGTCTTCGTTAAGTCTCTTATCAGAAGACGAATGCAGCCTCAGGATAGCATCATCAATGTCGTCAACTTCTGTCTCGATCTTCTCGATCAGAGGGGCAAATACGTCGGTAATGTCGTCAATGATAGCATATGAAATCCAATCTGAGGAAAGGATCAGGTAGTCTTTAAGTTGCCGGATTCTGCGACGGACGTTGGCAGGATGGGGTGTCCTCGAGAAATGGAAACTGATAACTCCTTCACGGAAGACCACAACGTACATATCTACGGGCTCAAGGAAGTTATTCGTGTTTTCGTCCTGATCGAACGACCGGTAGTTGACAAAGTAATAATGTCGGAAGAGCTCGACTTTCTCGCGAGCTTCCTGGAGCATAATATCCTCCGCAGTAAGCGGGTGAATGCCAAATGCTTTGGATATGACCTTCATCTCAGCTTCGGTCGGACAGAGGACGTCAAGCCACCAAACTGGTCGCTCGCCGTATCTGATCATCTTCTCATTTGAGCCCCCTTCAGTGTTTTGAGAGGCATATGCAGTCTCGTCTGCGGATTTCCTACCAGTAGGTGTAGCATTGCCAGATTCACTTCTCGAGACCGCATGCGCCAAAGGATCTTTAAGAGGCGATGTAGCTCCCTCGCGTTGTTCATGATTATCATGGACGGTTGATAGAGATGGTTGACGTGTATGAACCTTTGAGCTGCCCTCCGTGCTAAGGTGATGGAGTTTTGTTGGTAGAATGGGTTCAacctcttcatcgtcagaTTCGTCATCCGAGAGTACTCGAGGGTCTGGAACAAAAAGTTCACGGAATCCACCCCCAGGTTGTACCAACTCAGAAATAGTCTGACTGTGAACTGTGCTCTGAAACTCCTCGTTGAAGTATGTGAATCGATAAGGTGACTCTTCGACCGCCTCATAGAATTGTCCTTTACGCAGTGGCCGCAGGCGCCCATTGATGAGCTGCGGCTCGGTGATACGCTTAACCCGACGCTCTTCTGTTCGGTCCTCCTTCTCCATGGAGCTCCACTCCTCTAGAACGGACAAGTCGGGCCATTGACCACGACGGCGACGCGTTCGATATTGGCGATGCTCTTGAGTCTGCGACTGCGCATCCTCGTCGCCCATCTCCGACATGCCAGGGACAGGGAAGCACACATCCTGCTCAGCTTCTGTTGCCATCCTACGACCCATATCGGGGCGACCATCACGCATGTCGTCCATATCAGAGAGGCAGTCGATCTCACCCACCAAACGGTGGGGGGAGTCATCACGATCACCAAGCCCGTCCCGTATCATAACATCGCCCAAGCTG includes:
- a CDS encoding hypothetical protein (BUSCO:48657at5125), yielding MSTRPPSRVVFVGNIPYGLTEEQITDIFSSAGKVERFRLVYDSETGRPKGFGFADYPDTDSASSAVRNLNDYEIMGRKLRVDFSNEQKSSDDDKDPNTSGYNMHASNGAAPSYNAQPSTLPPLPSGKELPPGVTCTDAVSRTLQTLPPAQLLDILSQLKILAVNDPQRANELLQQSPQLAYSVFQAQLLMGLVSPEAIQSVVEPGAPPPASFPPAPMPGFPGVSNTPPVAAMPYQAPPQQYAAPAPAAAANAPPDQEALMRAVMELPQAQIDLLPEAERQQILALRATFGGQRR
- a CDS encoding hypothetical protein (TransMembrane:2 (i20-43o402-425i)~BUSCO:23466at5125) — protein: MPPKSRFTRLDAFTKTVDEARIRTTSGGIVTIVSLLVVLFLSWGEWAEYRRIDIHPELIVDKGRGERMEIHLNITFPKMPCELLTLDVMDVSGEQQHGVMHGVNKVRLQPQSKGGAVIDTKSLSLHDDAAHHLDPSYCGGCYGAQPPANAQKAGCCQTCDEVREAYAQASWAFGRGEGVEQCEREHYGEKLDAQREEGCRIEGGLRVNKVIGNFHFAPGRSFSSGNMHVHDLKNYWDVPKGFSHDFTHHVHSLRFGPQLPDHIARKVGHKNTLWTNHHQNPLDDTKQETHDPNYNFMYFVKIVPTSYLPLGWDNKGIKIAGLLQEDNAGLGAYGYSDDGSVETHQYSVTSHRRSLAGGNDAAEGHAERQHTSGGIPGVFFSYDISPMKVVNREEKAKTFSGFLAGLCAIVGGTLTVAAAVDRGLFEGAARLKKMRSKDM
- a CDS encoding hypothetical protein (TransMembrane:2 (i769-795o807-826i)~BUSCO:7262at5125) encodes the protein MSSNRFNGLANSGKSAAVPPTSDANQSQAPESSNNSNASKPAKKRKGHRGGRKKRTRRKSFAAMDDDDDHDETRQATGEGFFNLPRANLSNTSIDSEALLDHRDHQPLRPRRTSTAPAPAGMSVSSPFASSSGNRLRSIPAVSTEEEHQDHTQWEENAPLLGESIISGYGASDARSNRTRSRRPSNKSSTTRLGTSSGANYDVNAPPSMPGSPTFGTADRIELSLGDVMIRDGLGDRDDSPHRLVGEIDCLSDMDDMRDGRPDMGRRMATEAEQDVCFPVPGMSEMGDEDAQSQTQEHRQYRTRRRRGQWPDLSVLEEWSSMEKEDRTEERRVKRITEPQLINGRLRPLRKGQFYEAVEESPYRFTYFNEEFQSTVHSQTISELVQPGGGFRELFVPDPRVLSDDESDDEEVEPILPTKLHHLSTEGSSKVHTRQPSLSTVHDNHEQREGATSPLKDPLAHAVSRSESGNATPTGRKSADETAYASQNTEGGSNEKMIRYGERPVWWLDVLCPTEAEMKVISKAFGIHPLTAEDIMLQEAREKVELFRHYYFVNYRSFDQDENTNNFLEPVDMYVVVFREGVISFHFSRTPHPANVRRRIRQLKDYLILSSDWISYAIIDDITDVFAPLIEKIETEVDDIDDAILRLHSSSDKRLNEDSSKNDDAMAASDSNIDMLQQVGECRKKVMKLYRLLGNKADVIKGFAKRCNERWDVAPRSEIGLYLGDIQDHIVTMTANLGHYEKILARSHGNYLAQINIRMNERQEQTADVLGKLTVLGTIVLPMNIITGLWGMNVWVPGQEYEGDLQWFFWITAGLLFFGFACFMIAKRVYNIV